The window CGTCAGCAGCGCACCGGGGCAGGGCAGTGTGTTCACGCTGGTATTGCCTCAGCAGTACAGTGAAACATCTGAAGTGTCGACGGCACCGCTGACCTTCACCCCGCCGGCGCAGATCGTGACGGCGGCCGCTGCGCCGGCGATTTCGGTTTCACCTCTGGCGCCGGTGCACATCCCGCGCTTTGCCGATGACCGTGACAAGGCGCCGTTTGCCACCCGCTGCATTCTGGTGGTGGAAGACGAGCCGAACTTTGCGCACATCCTCTACGATTTGGCGCATGAACTCGGCTATCAGTGCCTGGTTGCGCACGGTGCGGACGAGGGGTATGACCTGGCGCGCGAGTTCGTGCCGGACGCAATCCTGCTCGACATGCGCCTGCCGGACCACTCCGGCCTGACTGTGCTGCAACGCCTGAAAGAACACGCCGAAACCCGGCACATCCCGGTGCACGTGATTTCGGTCGAGGATCGGGTCGAAGCGGCGATGCACATGGGCGCCATCGGCTATGCGGTCAAACCGACCACCCGCGAAGAGCTCAAGGACGTGTTTGCCCGTCTTGAAGCGAAGCTGACCCAGAAGGTCAAACGCGTGCTGTTGGTGGAAGACGACGATTTGCAGCGCGAAAGCATCGCACGGCTGATCGGCGACGAAGACATCGAAATCACCGCCGTGGGCCTGGCGCAAGACGCGCTGGATCTGCTGCGCACGACGATTTTCGATTGCATGGTCATCGACCTGAAGTTGCCGGACATGCTCGGCAACGAATTGCTCAAGCGCATGTCCACTGAAGACATCTGCTCGTTCCCGCCGGTGATCGTTTACACCGGTCGTAACCTGACCCGCGATGAAGAGGCCGATCTGCGCAAGTATTCGCGCTCGATCATCATCAAGGGTGCGCGCTCGCCGGAACGCCTGCTTGATGAAGTGACACTCTTTTTGCACAAAGTCGAATCGCAGTTGTCCCATGAGCGGCAGAAGATGCTCAAGACCGCGCGCAGTCGCGACAAGGTCTTTGAGGGGCGCAAAGTTCTGCTGGTGGACGACGATGTGCGCAACATCTTCGCCCTGACCAGCGCGCTGGAAACCAAAGGCGCAGTCGTGGTGATCGGTCGTAACGGCCGTGAGGCGATTGATAAATTGAATGAAGTCGAGGACATCGACCTGGTGCTGATGGACGTGATGATGCCGGAAATGGATGGTTTCGAAGCCACCATTGAAATCCGCAAGGATCCGCGCTGGCGCAAACTGCCGATCATTGCGGTTACGGCCAAAGCCATGAAGGACGATCAGGAGCGCTGCCTGCAAGCGGGCGCCAACGATTACCTGGCCAAGCCCATCGATCTGGATCGCCTGTTCTCGCTGATTCGCGTGTGGTTACCGAAGATGGAACGTATTTAGTGGAGTGCAGTGATTCAGTGGAACGGAACAGCGAGATCGAATTGCGGCTGTTGATCGAGGCCATTTACCTCAAGTACAGCTACGACTTCCGCGATTACTCCGGCGCTTCGATCAAGCGTCGAGTACTGCACGCGTTGAACCAGTTCGAGTGCGCGACCATTTCGGCCTTGCAGGAAAAAGTCCTGCATGACCCGACCGCGTTCATGCAGCTGCTGCAATTGCTGACGATCCCGGTCAGTGAGATGTTTCGCGATCCGTCGCACTTTCTTGCCATTCGCAGGGAAGTGGTGCCGCTGCTCAGAACCTATCCGTCGATCAAGATCTGGATCGCCGGGTGCAGCACGGGCGAGGAGGTCTATTCGATGGCGATTCTGCTGCGCGAAGAGGGCCTGCTCGATCGCACGATTATTTACGCCACTGACATCAACCCGCGCTCGCTGGACAAGGCCAAGCAGGGGATTTTCTCGATGGAAAACGTCCGTGCCTACACCGCCAACTACCAGCAGGCCGGTGGTCAGCGTTCATTTGCCGACTACTACACGGCCGCTTATGGTTACGCGATTTTCGACAAGAGCCTGTGCGAGAACGTGACGTTCGCCGATCACAGTCTGGCCACCGACAGTGTGTTCTCTGAAACCCAGTTGATTTCCTGTCGCAACGTGCTGATCTATTTCAACAAGAAACTGCAGGATCGAGCGTTCGGGCTGTTTCACGAGTCGCTGTGTCATCGTGGTTTTCTAGTGCTTGGCAGCAAAGAGACGCTGGATTTTTCCAGTTATGCCAACCAGTTCGAAGCGCTGGTGAAACAGGAACGGATCTACCGCAAATCATGAACGATACAGCGGATCTGCCTCGAATCGAGGCTATTGTGGTCGGTGCTTCCGCCGGTGGCGTCGAGGCATTGATGAACATGCTTGGGTCATTACGACGTGGATTCGTGCTGCCGATCATCATCGTCCTGCACCTGCCGGAAGAGCGCCGCAGTCATCTGGCCGAGGTGTTCTCCCGGCGTCTGCTGCTGCCGGTGGCAGAGGCCACGGACAAGCAGGATATCGAAGCGGGCACGGTGTATTTCGCCACACCCGGTTATCACTTGTCGGTGGAACAGGATCGCAGCCTGTCCTTGAGCCTTGAGGAACGCGTCCATCATTCCCGGCCATCGATTGACTATCTTTTTGAGTCCGCCGCCGACGTCTACGGCCCCGGGTTGGCCGCTGTGTTACTGACCGGCGCCAATCACGATGGCGCGCGCGGGCTGGCCAAGGTCAAACGCCACGGCGGGCTGACCATCGTGCAGGATCCCGACGACGCCCAGGTCGCCACCATGCCTCTGGCTGCGCTGAAAATCCAGCAGCCGGATCATGTCTTACCCATTCACGGCATCGGCCGTCT of the Pseudomonas sp. Seg1 genome contains:
- a CDS encoding chemotaxis protein CheB yields the protein MNDTADLPRIEAIVVGASAGGVEALMNMLGSLRRGFVLPIIIVLHLPEERRSHLAEVFSRRLLLPVAEATDKQDIEAGTVYFATPGYHLSVEQDRSLSLSLEERVHHSRPSIDYLFESAADVYGPGLAAVLLTGANHDGARGLAKVKRHGGLTIVQDPDDAQVATMPLAALKIQQPDHVLPIHGIGRLLVELERIAC
- a CDS encoding protein-glutamate O-methyltransferase CheR; translated protein: MECSDSVERNSEIELRLLIEAIYLKYSYDFRDYSGASIKRRVLHALNQFECATISALQEKVLHDPTAFMQLLQLLTIPVSEMFRDPSHFLAIRREVVPLLRTYPSIKIWIAGCSTGEEVYSMAILLREEGLLDRTIIYATDINPRSLDKAKQGIFSMENVRAYTANYQQAGGQRSFADYYTAAYGYAIFDKSLCENVTFADHSLATDSVFSETQLISCRNVLIYFNKKLQDRAFGLFHESLCHRGFLVLGSKETLDFSSYANQFEALVKQERIYRKS